GGAAAACAAGACATGCCACTCATAATTTTATCAAGCTAGAGTTGTATAGAAATGTAGAAGAAACAAAACAGAAACTTCACCTGCATAAGAATCATTGCCATAGCCTCCCCAGAAGGTGCAAGCTGGGCAAACTGCTTTGGTAATGCAGTTGCTAGAATCACGACAATTGCTGTAATGGCTGGCAGACTACCTCCTTGAATTCTGAAATAATTAGTGAGAAAATTGGCAGTTTTGCAGATGGCGAAGGATACTGCAAGAGCTGTAGCACTCTTGAGTACAGGAAGCTGGTTGTTGGATTTTGATTCGTtaccatttccaacatctatcAAACAGTTCTACAATTAGTTAGAGCTGCAAACTGTTTTAAAAGCATTCTTCACAAGCCTCCTCTTTATGGAGTAGTTTGATTTGAAGGTTTTGCTATGAGACAAATGTTGGTTTAATAGAAGCCTAATTGGATTAAAATAGATTACCACACACCAGTTGATGATGCCGCCTCAGGAGGAATATTAGTAGCTAGAGCAAACAATGTTGTAAAGTATACTGCACAGATAACATTATCAGCAGCTAGTCCAGCAGCTAAAACTGACCGAGAGACCCCGAGGGCTTCAGCAATCGCAACATAATTTACAGCTACAAAAAAATCAGACATTTTAACACAATTCAGTGCAAGGCTTGGCACAAACAAAGGATTAATATACAAGTAAAGCAAAATACAGTACATATTTGCAACATTTTATAAGAAACCTAAAAGAGATAGTTTTTCACACATTACCTCCCCCAATGTGTCTACCCATCAATGCAGCTGCTATCTTCCAACCATCCTGACCAAGCCCTCGCATTGGCACTATTAGAAAAGCTAAAATAGTCCCAACAGTTGTTGCAACTGTAATATAAGAACAGAAAGAAGACACATTAGCACATCACTAAAATTGCGGGGACACAAACCCAGAAAAAAACTTTATACTATGAGAATGATCATCAATATATAATACTCATTACATACTGAAGTGTTACTACTACACAATACAAATTAGCTAACTTGTTGTTCCTGATCAACAAGATAGTGTAATAAACTTTTAACACATATTCATGAATCAGAATATCTGAGTTTCCACGAAAGAGAAAATGTATCACTGTATTTGGCAGATCTCTTTAGTCTCAACCGCACGTTAACAAACAAGCTAGTCTCTTAACACTATATTGTTCATAATTTCATAATAGAAACCCTGGGGAATTTCACAAGAGTTACCTGACCCGATCAAGAACGCCAAAAGCAGTGTCCCCGTGGACTGTATAACTCGACGTAAATCTGCTCTATATAACAGCAATGGAACAGCTAAAGGGAGTAGATACTCCAAAACAACGTTATAAGCAGGCGCTTCACAAGAAACAATCCCCAAGTTACTAGCAGCAAGTCCAACTAATGTGCTCACCAATGCACCACTTAATGAGCTTCCAATCTTGGTCTTCTCCGACCTTCATCAATTAACAAAATTAACATACACAAAAAACCTATCATACTTATAAAATACACAAACATTCAGCAAACCTCAATAAATAAATAACCTCgtcaaataaataaatttttcggTCCAAACATAATACGGGCAGTCTATTTTTAGCCTTATAAATGAATAAAATCCGCCTATCCGATAAAGTACATAGGTACTTGAAGTGAGCTTAAAGAGTTGTTGAGTAAGTTACCAGATACCGAAAGCGCCGATAGCAAAGAGAGAAGTCCAGTTGCCCCATTGATCAGTCGAAGAAATGAGAGGCAATCTCAATTGAGATCTTACTTTAAAACACCGATTTGAATTGATGTTTAAAGGGTATGTGTGAGGTCGCAAAATAAAAGCATTTTTAGAATGGGTTTGAAAAAATGCTCTGTTTGACAAATTGGAAATTCTAGTTGTTTGAGGTTGCTGCGAAGCTGTAATTACTTGCTGTAAATACAAATGATTGGTCGCCATTACCAGCGCTCCGGCACCGAAATTGCAATTTTGTAGGCACTCACGAGTGATGCGTTGGGTTCAGGTTAAATTAGGAACCAGGAAGTAGCTTAATTATACGATTAGTACTAAATGCACAAAATTAGTCGCTCTATTTTTAGTAACAATTAACAAACGAAAAAAGTCAAACTTCGTACGTATTAGTAACAATTAACAAATGAAAAAATTCAAATTTCGTCTAACATAAGTATTTTACGGCACATTGTATCACTATTGCAAAAaatgtactccctccgtccctcccgaatgtttacatttgggaggggcgcggagtttaagaaaaatgataaaataatggaggaaagttaaaaaagtgagtaaagtagtgggatcgattaatattatatatataaagtgAGTATAGTGGAaagaagtagtggatgtagttattttaaaaattataaaaaccttactatttttggaaagttttgaaatgtaaacaattggatgggacatccaaaaaaggaaagtgtaaacaaatgggagggacggagggagtatgtTTCTTCGTTTATTTGCTGAATAATATCAAATTATCAATTAAAAAATGTGCAATGTTTTGGAGCTTTCCAATAATTTTTCTGCAGGCCAGAAATTTTTACAATGGAAAAATCTGTACTTTTCTTTTAGTTTTTTTTGTTACAAGAGAATTAACAGTGCTGCCCGGATTTGATATGATGAATGAATTTGATTTGAAAAAAGGAACACAGACAAAAAGGATAGAAACATTGGTTGTCCTCATTGGTTGTCCTCATGTTTAGTATTCAAGCAATCAACTGCAGTTGTATAAAAAAAACTTGGTACTAAAATTGGTGTTGTGCCACAATATATCAAATGTTATTAATCTTTGAGAAAAAGCTTACAGCAAATTCTTTCGTCGATTTTCCGTAATACATAAGAGTAAGTACTTAACTTCCAAGTTAAAGGTACACAAGCATTTTCTTTTTGTATTCTCAACTCATTATTAGCTGAAGAATCAAGTCTTGTTCACAGGACCAGCTTCATCTTTTTTTAGCCTCTTCGACTCGTGGCTCTTTTCTCCCATGTCTTTTAATTTGTTCTTGATTGCAGCAATTTTAGCACTTCGGATCATTTGTGCTGAAGAGTTTCCAGCAACGCCTGGTTTCTTTGTGTCGATGGCTTTGTCTGAACTTTCTGCACCTTCTACCAAGTATTTCTCACTAGCAAGACGAACAACCAAAGGACGGCCATACACCAACTTTCCATGCACCTTTTCCTTAGCTAATTTAGCTTCCTGCATGCTCACTTTAAAATTGAACTTCAGGCACTGCTTACAAAAAATGAGAGGAGAATGAGAAACTTACCTCTACCGTGCGATACTGGACAAAAGCATAGCCACGAGGCTCTCCGCGTTTTGGACCCCGCTTATGCCATAGGAAGTCCTCACATATAATAGTTCCATATGGTGAAAACATTTTAATTAGCGCAGCCCTGAAGATATGAGAATATATTCATGAAACGGTATCAAGGAAAACCAATTAAAAATCGGAAAAATCATGAAGGAATGTGACTCAAACACATATTGCCCTTACTCTGTTATCCTAAAATCAAGATTCCCAACGTAAAGTCTGCTTTCACAATTCTCGCCCATAAAATTATTGGGGTCCTGTAATAAATAAGCAAAAGAACACTACTAACTTGTTAAGGAGGCAGACTCTCTTCTAAACAGACAACAAAAAAATAATAGCAGTCGAGCTACCATATCACTGCGCAAAAATCTACTGACTGATTGTCCACCGCAAGAACAGGAAACAAACTGTCTCAGATAGGTTCCCCCTGCACACAAATTTAAACAGAGTACCAAAAAGTgaatatatttattaatttttcaaCCATGTACTAACAATCAACTATCACACCCATGTTTGCACAACAATAAGCTTCTAACCAAACAGGACCAGCATAGAGTATCATATTATTCAAAACCCTAACCATTACAAAGACAGGTGTTTAATGTACAAGTCCTCATTCAGCTAACACGTCACTCGGTGGGAACCAACGAATGTAAAAGATGATGAATTCTAATTATACTATTTTGCGAGTAAACATAATTTTCATTCCTTCCTTCATTGCATTCATACCAATGTAAAGTAATCTCAACCTGGCCAATTGATTCCTAAAGCCTATTCATATTCTTCAGAAACATCATTATACACTTAATTTGTACTCTTTCATATTTTTACGCTTAGTTCATGTATTATGCCTTAAACTTTGTCCATAAATTAACATTTCATTACACATCAGTCCTTTATCAGCAAGAATCACACTTTAATATCAACTAAATGTACAAGCTTTAAATGGTCTACTTTTAGTCTTTCAATAACAGCATTAGATCAGGATGCTACAACTCGAAACAAGAATACACGCGAGAAAATCAAAAGGGAACTGTGATACTATATAACATTTCAAGCTAAAAATGATAACAATTAAAATAATGCACAAACAATCAGAATATCCATTACTAAAAAAAGACTCGTCTTTGTACTGGAACAAAAGGAACCAATTACCTAATAACAAGATACACAATTGTCGATCCAATcatcaaaaaataaaaaaaaatgtaTAATTAGAAAACTAAACACATAAATTATAATATGTAAATTGGTGTTGTTAAAGATCAAATCCTAATATATAATCGACGGATTCAATTAGCTACAAATACAAGAAGTGAAACCTTTGCAGAACAATTAAATAATATAGAAGTGAGAATAAGAGGAGGTGGTCTTCTTACGTCAGCAAATAACAGGATTAACGGCTTCTCAAGTTTATTGCGCTTGTAGTTGTAGGTACAATAAATTTATCCTCAAGCTTGAAAGCACTGCTGATTAGCACACAAAAGCCAGGCAGGAAGTATCTGACGTCGTTTTGATGAAAGACTAGGGGTTGTTTGGCTTTTGAAATAAATCAATCTTTACTTCGGAATTAATGTTATTTTGACATTTTTTTTAGTTTACAAATAAAGATGTTCTATTAAGAAAAGAGATTTCAAATACTTTTGGATTTGTTGTTCGACATATTATGGCGATTTTTGTGCGAATATGATTGTTTTTGGGATTAGGGTATATGAAAATAAAGGTGCAAGATTTGGAAAGTTTATCAATTTATATTGATGtatcaattttttttttgtaaaatgcTTAAATTCAAGAGATTTTAAGGATAAATTTTGTTAATGTgaataattattaattgaatttgATTTAATCTTGGTATTGTGGTATTTTCATGATTTAAAAGATAtcattcaaaaaaaaaatcatacTAATTAACTAATATTGATTCTTCACTCCTTTCAGAAAAAGATGTGTCTTGGCAATTAAGTAATTTCTATTaatatgaattaataaaaaaataatataaaaagatAATATTAGATATGACGAAACATTTAGCTATGTCAAAACGGGGCATAACAACTAAACCTCCTTTCTTCGGCGTAACTTGTTATAGCAGAGAACTAAGCATTTTTTTTCATATTTCAAATTTCTTAAATCGCTCAAACAACTAAAATAATATCATTTCAAATCCATTGCAATCGTTATTGTGACGCCCTCACACTCATAGTCCGTTAAGACTGAGGACCAACGACACATTTACAATAATTAAACTATGCAATAATGATAATTAACACCCCGAAAACCTATAAGGACCGATAAATAATAAAGTATAAGACAAGATTATAACTAACAACAagaattataaatattattacaaCCCTTTTGAAAATATTAGAATTACAATTCCAACTTGAAATTTCCAGATAACCCCATTATATCTGAACTCAAAGATTTCATTGCCAAAAATATTCAACGATTTCTTACATTCAACAGTTACCTGATCTGACACCTGAAACCTAACGGTACAGAAGGGACCGTTATAGACACTCTTACGAACAGTGCGCCTAATTCGGGCCATCTTCTTACTCAACTACCAATGTTAGATCAACACAAAATAATATTAGCGAAACAGCTCATCAAGTAACTATAAGAACAATTCTAACAATAAAACATGGAAGTAACTCAAGAGTAATAAGATTATCTCTCTGACTTAGGGTTTCAAGGATTcaatgttaggtaatgaattacacatagaggggggggggggggtgaatgtgtttttatgtttttctgcttttcttgaagtgtttatggttgtgaacaaggtaaatcaaatcttgtagtaaaatatGTTAAGACTGAACTTGAACAATAACAGTAAAGAACACATATCTTTCAAAactcaattaattttatattaaaattaagaaggTTTTGCTACGAAATTTCCAGGCtcttgttgataaagagcttagcttctttttTGAGAGAATACtagaattttctgatctaattgttacatctaacaaaggaccagtgttaactttatatgatagttaaccactggtttacacagtgtgtaataagagatgttattcactttagtaaactttCACTAATaattccattttaggaaaaatatatctcccatttctggcttagcatatctttgcatattgtgttaactttgatctttctttgtcagttaatcttcacccttgatcttgcatactcttcaaactgctttttgtagacttgtcaatccaactagttggattgtttgttgattgttaatcttggatattgaactggtctgcactttgtactttgagttttacctcgagatctccagtttggtatatagagaacttgacatctcgataagtatattggcttatcaagatctctcattactctaaagttgatttgacttgtagaggtctctgagttctctataagagaattaagcttgtcgagatctctctacttcatgtcttcactttggcttatagacatctctgagttctttatTGACTaactgacttgtcgataactcagagttctctagtaatatttgacttgtcgatatctcagagttctctagtgataattgacttatcgatatttcagagttctctaatgatatttgacttgtcgataactcagagttttctaatgatatttgacttgtcgataagagttctctagtgaagaaatgacttgtcgatatctccaatctttatgtcttcaacttgacttgtcgatatctctgagttctctagttctctataagtcattctggagttctcgaatgacttctttataacaccaaatctgtgacttgtagagaccttgacttagaacatttttctcaaatcagatttattcaactccaagcttcttcataatttttctgaggcatgatcttcttgatcttcttccagatataattcttaggcttgatattgtttacagaaaaagactccagtccgCTCTTgatcatttttacagactttaaatgttacaatacgaaatacaaactaagattacaatacaacttacttagggttgtcaatttgacttagtcttgttaaagtacaggcatgtcttgcacaacaatctccccaaatttgtgagaagattgtttaacacaaattcatgtctgttaacaagactaaccccaagttttaatggaaaataaaattaatacataaaaattgacacaattacaacttttatacattaggagatttacagagtttaaatagttacaagcatcaggtaaagactgtttttgcttccgcttcttttctaatgagattgttagatatatttgataatgtcatggctaatatgatttatgtttagttttcagatcttacttaaacaggataaatcagtacttactggaagtcaggacttaaggatatcagtacttatattatcaggagataatcatcagaagatggatatcagaacttaagtactgaaggacgttcagataaggacaacagctgattataggaaagaagatcgagacaaacataagaagagatatgtatgaagaaggaattttatgaagaatagaatacttggaagaaaagatatctgattgatatattttaggaagcagaattatattccatatcaattaacgattatcttgtaactgtgtagtatataaacatagacatagggtttacattataagtgttatcatatacgagaagattattcattgtaaccctagcagctctcgtgatatttgttcatcactgagaggtaacaattccatactgtaacagagtttattgtttcaataaagtttgttttctattacttgagttattaaagttcgatttgattgtactttatactgtattcaccccctctacagtgtgtgtgtgacctaacaagtggtatcagagcctatctgttaacgcacaaatagtttaagatccaaacacaatcatgtctgacgcagaaactccaactaagcctaccaaaactgaagaacctccaaagacacaaattcaaagtcggcatgagactatcagagttcccatactgagactaTCTGAAcatgccatatggaaggtgaggatgaccatatttctggaagccacagatccagaatatcttgatagaattaaggaaggacctcacaaaccaaccaagctcgctgttgcagttgcaggtgaagcagcaaagactgtaccaaaggagaagagtgattatactgctgaagatatcgcatcaattgctaaggatgctaaggtacgacacttactgcatagtgtcattgataatgtaatgtcaaacagggtaattaactgcaagactgcaaatgagatatgggatgctctggaaacgaggtgtcagggaactgatacaattaaaaagaacaggaagacaatactcactcaagagtatgaacactttgactcaaaggctaatgagtcattgactgatttatatgatagatttgtcaaactcttgaatgatttgtcactggttaataaggagtatgatcttgaagattcaaaccttaaattcctgttagctcttcctgaatgctgggatttgaaggcaacaacaataagagacaactacaatcttgatgaaacaactcttgatgaaatttatggaatgctcaagactcacgaacttgagatggaacaaagaagcaagaggaaaggaggaaagtcaaggacagttgctcttaaggctgaagaagaatcccccaaggcagctacctcaaggaaagacaagggtaaagctcttttcacaaagtctgatactgagtcatcatgttctgaaagtgatgatgactcagattctgaaagcttgcgtgagactgatgctgatgaggagatgatgaagctgtgtgctcttatggtgaaagggatcacaaagattgcatacaggaagtttaggaagggaaagaagttttccaggaaaggcacaaattctgataagaagaatttcagaagatctgagggcagaggaggaaagtctgacagaggagattataccaatgtcaaatgctataactgtggtgagaaagaccacatatctcctgattgcaagaaagtgaagagtgacaaaggcaaggctcttgtcacaaagaagaaaagctggacagacacctcatactctgaaagtgaggagaattatactttgatggcaaatgctgataaagcaagtgttgaaagcagttctgaaactgctgaatcaaaggtacctcagactacttatgcttttcatactgatgatattaatgagttgagaagatatcttaaaaccatgtttgttagttatagagatcaaactttaacatgtgaaagattaacctctgaaaatcttgcttttaagaaaaaaaatgatTTATTAGAAAAAGAgctagttatgttccatcaaactcagaaggatagagatgatgctttttatgttagggatgaagtaataaaaatgaatgaatctctaaaaactgagttagaaaaggaaagagagattatcaggacttggactaactctggcagaacaactcaaaatttgctaagtagtgaaaattggaaagagggcttaggttatggagaggataagaatgataaaggaactgtagaaattaagcctgttgttaagcaaaagccaaagttaaaacctgttaagtttgtaactgtaaagtctgataatgagaaatcagaagttaaagagggattaacttctgacaaac
The sequence above is drawn from the Apium graveolens cultivar Ventura chromosome 2, ASM990537v1, whole genome shotgun sequence genome and encodes:
- the LOC141708229 gene encoding uncharacterized protein LOC141708229 isoform X1, which codes for MCSFAYLLQDPNNFMGENCESRLYVGNLDFRITEAALIKMFSPYGTIICEDFLWHKRGPKRGEPRGYAFVQYRTVEEAKLAKEKVHGKLVYGRPLVVRLASEKYLVEGAESSDKAIDTKKPGVAGNSSAQMIRSAKIAAIKNKLKDMGEKSHESKRLKKDEAGPVNKT
- the LOC141708228 gene encoding uncharacterized protein LOC141708228, with protein sequence MATNHLYLQQVITASQQPQTTRISNLSNRAFFQTHSKNAFILRPHTYPLNINSNRCFKVRSQLRLPLISSTDQWGNWTSLFAIGAFGIWSEKTKIGSSLSGALVSTLVGLAASNLGIVSCEAPAYNVVLEYLLPLAVPLLLYRADLRRVIQSTGTLLLAFLIGSVATTVGTILAFLIVPMRGLGQDGWKIAAALMGRHIGGAVNYVAIAEALGVSRSVLAAGLAADNVICAVYFTTLFALATNIPPEAASSTDVGNGNESKSNNQLPVLKSATALAVSFAICKTANFLTNYFRIQGGSLPAITAIVVILATALPKQFAQLAPSGEAMAMILMQVFFAVVGTSGSIWNVINTAPSIFLFALIQVSVHLAVILGVGKFLRLDLKLLLLASNANVGGPTTACGMATAKGWNTLVVPSILAGIFGIAIATFLGIGLGVAVLKYM
- the LOC141708229 gene encoding uncharacterized protein LOC141708229 isoform X2, with amino-acid sequence MDPNNFMGENCESRLYVGNLDFRITEAALIKMFSPYGTIICEDFLWHKRGPKRGEPRGYAFVQYRTVEEAKLAKEKVHGKLVYGRPLVVRLASEKYLVEGAESSDKAIDTKKPGVAGNSSAQMIRSAKIAAIKNKLKDMGEKSHESKRLKKDEAGPVNKT